The Caulobacter sp. FWC26 genome contains a region encoding:
- a CDS encoding NAD(P)/FAD-dependent oxidoreductase — protein MIYDALIVGAGPAGLTAATYLGRFRRKVLVLDGGPSRASWIPESHNTPGFPQGVGGGALLARMRDQAERYGAVFQTARAETFERRGDLFAVRLSGESGGTVQGRTLLLAAGVVDIKPDLPGIDAAIRRALVRICPICDAYEAIDQAIAVLGDGPLGAREAIFLRTYSNQVTLLHLGASDDLDLVALREAGVTVMATSLGAVRLEDQVIVETGDGRATFDCLYLALGCEMQSRLAVRWGAEHDDDGNLNVDAHQRCSIDGLYAAGDVVRGLNQIAIATAEAAVAATDIHRRLRQIDPSPGA, from the coding sequence ATGATCTACGACGCCCTCATCGTCGGCGCCGGCCCGGCAGGCCTGACGGCGGCTACCTATCTCGGGCGCTTCCGCCGCAAGGTCCTGGTGCTCGACGGCGGCCCGTCCCGCGCCAGCTGGATCCCCGAGAGCCACAACACGCCGGGCTTCCCGCAGGGAGTTGGCGGCGGAGCGTTGCTCGCCCGTATGCGCGACCAGGCCGAACGCTACGGCGCCGTGTTCCAGACCGCGCGGGCAGAGACCTTCGAGCGTCGCGGCGACCTTTTCGCGGTACGCCTCTCCGGCGAGAGCGGCGGAACGGTTCAAGGGCGCACCCTGCTGCTCGCCGCTGGCGTGGTGGACATCAAGCCCGACCTTCCCGGGATCGATGCGGCCATCCGGCGGGCGCTCGTGAGGATCTGCCCGATCTGCGACGCCTATGAGGCCATCGACCAGGCCATTGCGGTGCTCGGCGATGGGCCGCTGGGCGCGCGCGAAGCGATCTTCCTGCGCACCTATTCCAACCAGGTGACCTTGCTGCATCTGGGCGCGAGCGACGATCTCGACCTTGTGGCGCTGCGCGAGGCCGGCGTCACCGTGATGGCCACCTCGCTGGGCGCCGTCAGGCTGGAGGACCAGGTGATCGTCGAGACGGGCGACGGTCGGGCGACCTTCGACTGCCTCTATCTGGCGCTCGGGTGCGAGATGCAGAGCCGTCTGGCGGTGCGGTGGGGCGCCGAGCACGACGACGACGGCAACCTGAACGTCGACGCCCATCAGCGCTGCTCGATCGACGGCCTCTATGCGGCGGGGGACGTGGTCCGAGGCCTCAACCAGATCGCCATCGCCACGGCCGAGGCGGCGGTCGCGGCCACCGATATCCACCGACGCCTGCGGCAGATCGATCCTTCGCCCGGCGCCTGA
- a CDS encoding helix-turn-helix domain-containing protein — MPTETSPHFVDLHVGARLRLRRKSLGMSQTTLADAVGLTFQQLQKYERGANRISASKLHGMAAVLNTSVGWFFEGLPDPVEPESALAQDAERIARTTQAFLMSAEGVELARNFPALPSTARRQILDLMGAMAVLDEREEEADG; from the coding sequence GTGCCGACCGAAACATCACCCCACTTCGTCGATCTGCATGTCGGCGCCCGGCTTCGCCTGCGCCGAAAGAGCCTGGGCATGAGCCAGACGACCCTGGCCGACGCGGTCGGCCTGACCTTCCAGCAGCTCCAGAAATACGAGCGCGGCGCCAACCGGATCAGCGCCTCCAAGCTCCACGGCATGGCGGCGGTGCTGAACACCTCGGTCGGCTGGTTCTTCGAGGGTTTGCCCGATCCCGTCGAGCCCGAGAGCGCCCTGGCTCAGGACGCCGAGCGGATCGCCCGCACCACGCAGGCCTTCCTGATGTCGGCCGAGGGCGTCGAGTTGGCGCGGAACTTTCCAGCCCTGCCGTCCACCGCGCGGCGTCAGATCTTGGACTTGATGGGCGCGATGGCCGTCCTCGACGAGCGCGAGGAAGAGGCCGACGGGTAA